In one window of Henckelia pumila isolate YLH828 chromosome 1, ASM3356847v2, whole genome shotgun sequence DNA:
- the LOC140873385 gene encoding uncharacterized protein: MSEEATVNTKPNISKPPTESLSHSVQITTIRLNGNNFFRWSQSVRMYIRGRGKIGYLTSDISKPKNTDAGHAIWDAENSMIIAWLVNSMEEKISANYMCYPTVKDLWDNVTLMYSDLGNQSQTYEIQLKLMEVCQGENSITKYFNILKGLWQDLDLFNDEYE; encoded by the coding sequence ATGTCTGAAGAAGCTACTGTCAATACCAAACCTAATATATCCAAACCTCCAACTGAATCACTCTCTCACTCTGTCCAAATAACTACAATTCGACTCAATGGGAACAATTTTTTCAGATGGTCTCAGTCAGTTAGAATGTACATTAGGGGGAGAGGAAAGATCGGGTATTTAACCAGTGACATTTCAAAGCCCAAAAATACTGATGCTGGTCACGCAATTTGGGATGCTGAAAACTCCATGATAATAGCTTGGTTGGTGAATTCCATGGAGGAGAAAATTAGCGCAAATTACATGTGTTATCCTACTGTCAAAGATCTTTGGGATAATGTCACTTTGATGTATTCTGATCTTGGAAATCAGTCCCAAACATACGAAATACAACTCAAACTGATGGAAGTGTGTCAAGGTGAGAATTCTATCACTAAATATTTCAATATTCTCAAAGGTTTATGGCAGGATCTTGACTTATTCAATGATGAATATGAGTGA